From one Desmospora activa DSM 45169 genomic stretch:
- a CDS encoding TRAP transporter substrate-binding protein has protein sequence MNQHRMLAITMVVALVFVLAACSNAAIKPEEDGEIKWKFAHISADNHIWHQTAIQFSKLVEEKTNGEIEISIYPSSQLGGEVDTINSIKTGAVDLTISGESMQNWAPKAALLAVPYAFRDREHMQKVIAGEIGREIEADIQKQVGLTPLFYMERSPRNLTSNQPIQTPADLKGFKMRIPNVPLFMDTWEAAGAKPVVMNFNEVFTGLQQQVIQGQENPSDLIASGGLYEVQRYVNRTEHVYSWIYVLIGNEQFASLTAEQQTAVKEAAEEAQAYGQQLFEEDRERVEAQLQEEGMILNDDVDREAFQERMIPAIKESLSDEQYQLYQRILEVK, from the coding sequence ATGAATCAACACAGGATGCTTGCGATCACAATGGTAGTTGCCTTGGTCTTCGTCTTGGCCGCCTGTTCCAACGCGGCGATAAAACCGGAAGAAGATGGGGAGATCAAATGGAAATTTGCTCATATCTCCGCGGATAACCATATTTGGCATCAGACGGCAATTCAATTTTCAAAATTAGTTGAAGAGAAGACAAATGGGGAAATTGAAATCTCGATTTATCCTAGTAGTCAGCTGGGCGGAGAAGTGGACACAATTAACAGCATTAAAACCGGAGCTGTCGACCTGACCATCTCAGGAGAATCGATGCAAAATTGGGCTCCAAAGGCGGCTTTGCTGGCGGTGCCATATGCCTTTCGCGACCGGGAGCATATGCAAAAAGTGATTGCCGGAGAGATCGGCAGAGAGATCGAAGCGGATATTCAGAAGCAAGTAGGATTAACTCCGCTTTTTTATATGGAACGGTCTCCACGAAACCTTACCTCAAACCAGCCGATACAAACCCCTGCGGATCTAAAGGGGTTTAAGATGCGCATTCCCAATGTGCCGCTGTTTATGGATACATGGGAGGCGGCGGGTGCAAAGCCGGTGGTGATGAATTTTAATGAGGTGTTTACGGGGTTACAGCAACAGGTGATCCAAGGGCAGGAAAACCCTTCTGATTTAATCGCCAGCGGCGGTCTGTATGAAGTGCAACGCTATGTCAATCGAACCGAACATGTTTACTCCTGGATCTATGTGTTGATAGGAAATGAACAATTTGCATCGTTGACCGCTGAACAACAAACGGCAGTGAAAGAAGCGGCAGAGGAAGCACAAGCATATGGACAGCAATTGTTTGAGGAAGACCGGGAGCGAGTGGAAGCCCAGTTGCAAGAAGAAGGAATGATCCTTAACGATGACGTTGATCGAGAGGCATTTCAGGAGCGGATGATACCAGCGATAAAAGAGAGTTTATCCGATGAACAGTATCAGCTTTATCAGCGGATATTGGAGGTGAAATAA
- a CDS encoding GntR family transcriptional regulator yields MNQTVNTPAKSAKEATYQRLLDDILKLEYKPGEKISEKEISEKYEVSRTPVREAFQQLAKEGLLQIYPQKGTVVSMIDLELVEEARFLREQMEIAVLKLACKQFPQEKLAELEMNIKIQKLYLEERDFEKIFELDEAFHRTIFDGCGKLRIWQWIQQINIHFNRIRVLRLAANVHWNDIYKQHCEILEAIQQQKVDQAEKLIRTHLTQVLFDKEELRTKYPHYFKG; encoded by the coding sequence ATGAACCAAACCGTAAACACACCGGCAAAGTCGGCAAAAGAGGCCACCTATCAGCGATTGCTTGACGATATTTTAAAATTGGAATATAAGCCTGGCGAAAAAATCTCCGAAAAAGAGATATCGGAAAAGTACGAAGTAAGTCGTACGCCGGTGCGGGAAGCGTTTCAGCAATTGGCGAAAGAAGGGTTGCTCCAAATCTATCCGCAAAAAGGCACGGTTGTCTCCATGATTGATTTGGAATTGGTGGAGGAGGCGCGCTTTCTGCGGGAGCAGATGGAAATCGCCGTATTAAAGTTGGCGTGTAAACAATTTCCACAGGAGAAGCTGGCTGAATTAGAGATGAATATCAAGATTCAGAAGCTGTATTTGGAAGAAAGAGATTTTGAGAAAATATTTGAGTTGGACGAAGCCTTCCATCGAACGATCTTTGACGGTTGCGGCAAGCTTCGAATCTGGCAATGGATACAGCAGATAAATATTCATTTTAATCGCATTCGCGTGTTGCGGTTAGCTGCCAATGTTCATTGGAACGATATTTACAAACAACATTGCGAGATTTTAGAGGCAATCCAACAACAAAAAGTGGATCAGGCTGAAAAGCTGATACGAACACATTTAACTCAAGTATTGTTTGATAAGGAAGAACTGCGAACAAAATATCCGCATTACTTTAAAGGGTGA
- a CDS encoding NRAMP family divalent metal transporter → MRLNQDLSGESGLKAQRRLLWGAIFLMATSSIGPAFLTQTAVFTEQFAANFAFAILASVIIDIGAQLNIWRILSVSGKRGQDVANLVLPGLGSVIAVLIVFGGLAFNIGNVAGAGLGLNVLFGISPVVGAFLTGVLAIIVFSLKDAGKAMDIVAQSLGVIMLIMVGYVMVTTSPPMGEVVVKAVVPDDYAVLLLPVVTLVGGTVGGYITFAGGHRLIDAGITGKKHLPFVSRAANLGILTTGVMRTFLFLAVLGVVAAGNPLDPENPPASVFQIALGEVGYKLFGVVLFAAALTSVIGSAYTSVSFLRSFHRSIEKYNKWIIIAFILFSTIVFAIVGKPVTVLIVAGALNGLILPLTLGSILLASRNRKIVGDYHHPTWMILFGVVAVIVTLIAGWLSLQGLADLWTR, encoded by the coding sequence ATGCGTTTAAACCAAGATTTATCGGGGGAGTCAGGGCTAAAAGCACAGCGAAGGTTATTGTGGGGAGCCATCTTTCTGATGGCGACCTCTTCCATCGGTCCCGCTTTTCTCACACAGACGGCGGTCTTTACTGAACAGTTTGCAGCCAATTTCGCCTTTGCTATCTTAGCATCTGTGATTATTGACATTGGGGCTCAATTAAACATCTGGCGCATCCTTTCCGTATCGGGAAAACGAGGGCAGGATGTGGCCAATCTGGTATTACCCGGTCTGGGGTCAGTGATTGCGGTATTGATCGTCTTTGGCGGCTTAGCGTTTAATATTGGCAATGTCGCCGGAGCAGGACTGGGACTTAATGTTCTGTTTGGCATTTCTCCGGTAGTGGGTGCGTTTCTTACAGGTGTTTTGGCAATTATCGTGTTTAGTTTAAAAGATGCGGGTAAAGCGATGGATATTGTGGCCCAGTCCCTTGGAGTCATCATGCTGATCATGGTGGGTTATGTGATGGTTACCACTTCTCCGCCAATGGGCGAAGTAGTGGTAAAAGCGGTTGTACCCGATGATTATGCCGTTTTACTGTTGCCGGTCGTCACCCTTGTCGGCGGAACGGTAGGTGGTTATATCACCTTTGCCGGTGGACATCGTTTAATCGATGCTGGAATTACAGGAAAAAAACATCTCCCCTTTGTTAGTAGAGCGGCCAACCTGGGGATTTTAACCACAGGGGTGATGCGCACCTTTTTGTTTTTGGCCGTATTGGGTGTGGTTGCAGCAGGCAATCCACTCGACCCGGAAAATCCGCCAGCCTCCGTCTTCCAAATCGCACTGGGAGAGGTGGGGTATAAGCTTTTTGGTGTCGTCCTGTTCGCAGCGGCCTTAACATCAGTAATCGGCAGCGCCTATACCAGTGTTTCCTTTTTGCGCTCCTTTCATCGCTCGATTGAAAAATACAATAAATGGATCATTATCGCCTTTATCTTGTTTTCCACGATTGTGTTTGCCATTGTGGGTAAGCCGGTGACGGTCTTAATCGTCGCAGGCGCGTTAAATGGCTTGATTTTACCCTTAACACTAGGGTCAATCCTATTGGCTTCCCGCAACCGTAAAATTGTAGGGGATTACCATCACCCTACCTGGATGATTCTGTTTGGTGTGGTGGCTGTGATCGTTACTCTGATCGCCGGTTGGCTGTCTCTACAAGGACTAGCAGATCTATGGACGCGTTAG
- a CDS encoding carbon-nitrogen family hydrolase: protein MKYAVYQMDIVAGNPEKNRKKVKTWLETVVTTEKPDIVVLPEMWTTAYTLSQLEEVADCDGELTVSFLQQIAKDYCIHIIGGSVANQKEGGFYNSALVIDQNGTLVYQYDKIHLVPMLDEPRYLTGGKQKAEVFELNGVKMGLIICYDLRFPELARKLALEGAQVLHVVAEWPSARKNHWKTLQLARAIENQLFVVSSNRIGHYDGVDFAGTSMIIDPWGNVIKTGSEDREETLVAEIPLEQVAQIRKDVPVFASRVPELY, encoded by the coding sequence TTGAAATACGCTGTTTACCAAATGGATATTGTCGCAGGCAATCCAGAGAAAAACCGGAAAAAGGTGAAGACGTGGTTGGAGACGGTGGTGACAACGGAAAAGCCGGATATTGTCGTTCTGCCGGAAATGTGGACAACCGCTTATACCTTATCACAGTTGGAGGAAGTGGCGGATTGTGACGGGGAGCTGACTGTCAGTTTTTTACAACAAATAGCAAAGGATTACTGCATCCATATCATCGGAGGATCAGTGGCAAATCAAAAAGAGGGCGGCTTCTATAACAGCGCGCTGGTCATTGACCAGAATGGAACACTTGTCTATCAATACGATAAAATCCATCTCGTCCCCATGCTGGATGAACCGCGCTATTTAACCGGCGGCAAACAGAAAGCCGAGGTATTTGAATTAAACGGGGTCAAGATGGGGTTGATCATCTGTTATGATCTGCGTTTTCCGGAGTTGGCACGAAAACTGGCACTTGAGGGAGCCCAAGTTCTTCATGTTGTCGCCGAATGGCCTTCGGCTCGAAAAAACCACTGGAAAACGCTACAGCTTGCGAGAGCGATTGAAAATCAGCTATTTGTCGTCTCCAGCAATCGGATCGGTCATTACGATGGTGTCGATTTTGCGGGAACTTCGATGATTATCGATCCATGGGGAAATGTGATCAAAACAGGTAGTGAGGACCGAGAAGAAACATTAGTAGCCGAGATCCCTTTGGAGCAGGTTGCACAGATTAGAAAGGATGTGCCGGTGTTTGCAAGCCGGGTGCCTGAGCTTTATTAA
- a CDS encoding iron-containing alcohol dehydrogenase produces MAHAEQAVYDAHIGTRSSAFIKVTDANIFVAGLVGGFGGHLGKSVGAHSFFNAATSVPEIHSVLHGSQVAYGILVQLGQKTEEIEKLLPFYQSIGLPSSLADLHLDKAREETLTQIAERMAQPCRSQRRH; encoded by the coding sequence TTGGCTCATGCGGAACAAGCGGTTTATGATGCGCACATTGGTACGCGGTCATCCGCTTTTATAAAAGTGACGGACGCCAACATCTTCGTTGCCGGGTTAGTGGGAGGGTTTGGCGGTCATTTAGGCAAAAGCGTCGGGGCCCATTCTTTCTTTAATGCAGCCACGAGTGTACCGGAGATACACTCCGTTTTACACGGAAGTCAAGTGGCTTACGGCATCTTGGTGCAGCTTGGGCAGAAGACAGAGGAGATCGAGAAGCTACTTCCGTTTTATCAATCGATTGGCTTGCCTTCCTCATTGGCTGACCTTCATTTAGATAAAGCGAGAGAGGAGACACTGACACAAATCGCGGAAAGAATGGCGCAGCCATGCCGATCTCAACGGCGCCATTAA
- a CDS encoding iron-containing alcohol dehydrogenase, whose amino-acid sequence MSRSLAVKAGPQQYIHESGVLQYLPHLLREGNLKRLFIIHGEKSLQASNVYFPPLDDCTLRYVKYNGECTLGEIERLASLAEEFDADALIAIGGGKVIDLTKAAGIKLYCS is encoded by the coding sequence ATGTCGCGATCGTTAGCAGTGAAAGCGGGCCCGCAACAGTATATCCATGAATCGGGGGTTCTACAGTATTTGCCACATCTTTTGCGGGAGGGAAATTTGAAAAGACTGTTTATCATCCATGGAGAAAAATCATTGCAAGCGTCTAATGTATATTTTCCCCCTCTGGATGATTGTACCCTCCGTTATGTGAAATATAATGGGGAGTGCACTCTGGGTGAAATCGAGCGTCTGGCATCACTGGCGGAGGAGTTTGATGCGGATGCTTTAATCGCCATCGGAGGCGGAAAAGTGATCGATTTAACCAAGGCTGCTGGAATTAAATTATACTGCAGCTAA
- a CDS encoding ADP-ribosylglycohydrolase family protein produces the protein MKREQMLGGLYGLLIGDAVGVPYEFHPAAQLPALEELEMIPPQDFARSHAAVPPGTWSDDGAQALCLLESLVECGHLDLADFAERMWGWYDRGLWAVDGVVFDVGVQTAAALRAFHSGASPQQAGNITPEGKGNGALMRVLPLALWHRGTDEALVRDAHTQSLVTHAHLTNQVVCALYCLWAREVAAGTEMEEAYSQAVNKLRNIYGEGTEERHELEWRIRPEDAPSSNGGGYVVETLRSVRIATKEPNYEKVIKKAISLGNDTDTNAAIAGGLYGIKVGLSGIPQRWMEGLRGKEMVEDLVQRWLHNM, from the coding sequence ATGAAGCGAGAGCAAATGTTGGGCGGTTTATATGGTTTGTTGATCGGTGATGCCGTTGGCGTTCCCTATGAATTTCATCCGGCTGCACAACTACCCGCTCTTGAAGAGCTGGAGATGATTCCACCGCAAGATTTTGCACGGTCACACGCTGCCGTTCCACCGGGGACATGGTCGGATGATGGCGCACAAGCACTATGTCTGCTTGAATCTCTGGTGGAGTGTGGTCACTTGGATCTGGCCGATTTTGCCGAACGGATGTGGGGTTGGTATGATCGTGGGTTGTGGGCGGTTGATGGGGTTGTTTTTGATGTGGGGGTGCAAACAGCGGCAGCATTACGGGCTTTTCACTCTGGGGCTTCACCGCAGCAAGCGGGAAACATTACGCCAGAAGGAAAAGGAAACGGTGCGCTGATGCGTGTTCTGCCGTTAGCGCTGTGGCATCGCGGAACCGATGAAGCCCTTGTACGGGACGCCCATACACAATCTTTGGTAACCCATGCCCACCTGACCAATCAGGTGGTGTGTGCGCTCTATTGTTTATGGGCCCGTGAAGTGGCAGCGGGAACGGAGATGGAGGAGGCGTATTCTCAAGCAGTGAATAAGCTGCGAAACATCTACGGTGAGGGCACAGAAGAGCGCCATGAGCTGGAGTGGAGGATTCGCCCCGAGGATGCGCCGAGCAGCAACGGCGGGGGATATGTAGTGGAGACGCTGCGAAGTGTCCGAATTGCAACGAAAGAACCCAATTATGAAAAAGTGATAAAAAAAGCGATCTCCTTAGGAAATGATACGGATACCAATGCTGCCATTGCTGGCGGATTATATGGAATCAAAGTAGGTTTATCCGGTATTCCTCAACGCTGGATGGAAGGCTTACGGGGAAAAGAAATGGTGGAAGACTTGGTACAGAGATGGCTGCACAACATGTGA
- a CDS encoding cytosine permease → MRDLNTGFFVKDDFPRQPVPLVDRRGWILIALVWIGYGTDLVGASLGVYLASGMAVKDALISIWVANLIMGIIGGLLSYIGGSTGLSTAMISRFVFGEIGSRILSIALFIMLLGFFGIEAGLFGDSAQYILQAVFGVEFSGHWLAVIGALLMTLTATFGYFVIERLSSVAVPLMLFLLSGLIGKIAAHSSDQWLFIGPESGMVITMGSAISLVVGSWIGICVVSPDIARWAKSKKAAFLSGFFGLLIGNSMMMSAAVIMARITGSDDVIQVMIGVGWGAWAAVILILAQWTTNDNLLYSGGLSMSNIFRSVPKFMLTLGIGLFGTLLTYLKFVDSLVQFVGILAVVFAPVAAIYLVEFFLLNRTRFLFAFIQNKQVAPIYWTSMFSWIAAAIVGLVTMPTVEGGFELFTITGAPGLDAFLVAALLHFLVGKSVQKLSKKQTEEGVANA, encoded by the coding sequence TTGAGAGATTTAAATACGGGTTTTTTTGTGAAAGACGACTTTCCCCGTCAACCGGTTCCTTTGGTTGACCGAAGAGGATGGATCCTGATTGCATTGGTCTGGATCGGCTATGGAACGGATCTGGTAGGGGCATCCTTAGGTGTCTATTTAGCTTCTGGCATGGCCGTAAAAGACGCCTTAATCTCCATTTGGGTTGCCAATCTCATTATGGGGATCATCGGAGGACTCCTGTCGTACATCGGAGGATCCACCGGTTTGTCTACCGCCATGATTTCCCGCTTTGTTTTTGGAGAGATCGGATCACGCATCCTCTCAATTGCACTATTTATTATGTTATTGGGGTTCTTTGGAATCGAAGCGGGGCTGTTCGGTGATTCTGCACAATACATATTGCAAGCAGTGTTTGGTGTAGAGTTTTCCGGTCACTGGTTGGCGGTGATCGGAGCCTTGTTGATGACCCTGACAGCCACTTTTGGCTACTTTGTGATTGAACGACTCAGTTCGGTCGCGGTTCCCTTGATGCTATTTCTCCTCAGTGGACTCATCGGGAAAATCGCGGCACACTCCTCCGACCAATGGCTGTTCATCGGACCGGAAAGCGGTATGGTGATTACGATGGGTTCCGCCATTTCCCTCGTGGTGGGAAGTTGGATCGGTATTTGTGTCGTCTCGCCCGATATCGCTCGCTGGGCCAAATCAAAAAAAGCGGCTTTCCTTTCCGGCTTCTTCGGCCTTCTCATCGGTAACAGCATGATGATGAGCGCTGCTGTGATCATGGCGCGGATTACCGGATCCGATGATGTGATTCAAGTGATGATCGGCGTCGGCTGGGGAGCTTGGGCCGCTGTAATCCTAATCCTGGCCCAATGGACGACCAACGATAACCTACTATACTCCGGTGGGTTATCGATGTCCAATATCTTCCGCTCCGTGCCTAAGTTTATGCTCACGTTAGGGATCGGATTATTCGGGACCCTGTTAACCTACCTGAAGTTCGTCGATTCCTTAGTACAGTTTGTCGGAATTTTGGCGGTGGTGTTTGCACCTGTCGCTGCCATCTACTTAGTGGAATTTTTCCTGCTCAATCGGACGCGCTTTTTATTCGCCTTTATCCAAAATAAACAAGTGGCCCCCATCTACTGGACATCGATGTTTTCTTGGATCGCAGCTGCCATCGTTGGGTTGGTTACCATGCCAACCGTTGAAGGAGGCTTCGAACTGTTTACCATAACCGGTGCACCCGGGCTCGATGCATTCTTGGTAGCGGCGCTCCTCCATTTCTTAGTGGGTAAAAGCGTGCAAAAGCTTTCAAAAAAGCAAACGGAAGAGGGTGTGGCCAATGCCTGA
- a CDS encoding methyltransferase domain-containing protein, translated as MNYTYMATVLPGLEEVLVDEIKIKLPDVQRLTTTRGKVFFESPLPWEFHLQLRTVDNLYQLIGRFFVGSHKRHLPQLEKQIAAFDLSFVKSIGRPEDGYVVNASRKGKQTYSRFEAAEAAMQGIAKRYPGWVRGTAQNHALEFRLDLDGEEAVFSLRLTNSTFRFRGSNRFFSQAALRPTIAHALVWCSSPEDRDVFVDPCCGSGTILYERLAYPFVQMRGGDLSDDAIQSAKANLKASSHSVVQRWDARQLPLDSGSVDKFVSNLPFGRQIGSRAQLGNLYGQLVQEMARVLKPGGRAILLVEDGSSLVRAADRCSIHCCELMQLSLKGLRPTIYQLNK; from the coding sequence ATGAATTACACCTATATGGCTACTGTTCTCCCAGGGTTGGAGGAAGTGTTAGTGGATGAGATAAAGATTAAGCTCCCCGATGTGCAGCGATTAACCACAACCCGAGGTAAAGTCTTTTTTGAGTCTCCATTGCCGTGGGAGTTCCATTTGCAATTAAGGACGGTCGATAATCTGTACCAACTTATCGGCCGGTTTTTCGTCGGATCCCATAAACGTCATTTACCGCAATTGGAAAAGCAAATCGCAGCTTTTGATCTCTCATTTGTCAAATCGATCGGACGACCGGAAGATGGATACGTTGTCAATGCCAGTCGCAAAGGGAAGCAGACATATAGTCGGTTTGAGGCAGCGGAAGCCGCTATGCAGGGGATTGCCAAGCGTTATCCCGGATGGGTCAGAGGAACCGCCCAAAATCATGCGCTGGAATTTCGGCTGGATCTTGATGGGGAAGAAGCAGTATTTTCCCTCCGGTTGACGAATTCAACCTTTCGCTTTCGTGGCAGCAACCGTTTCTTCTCCCAGGCCGCTCTTCGCCCTACGATCGCCCATGCCCTCGTCTGGTGCTCGTCACCGGAGGATAGGGACGTTTTTGTTGACCCCTGCTGTGGATCCGGTACAATCCTGTACGAACGACTCGCTTACCCCTTTGTTCAAATGAGGGGAGGGGATCTTTCCGATGATGCGATTCAATCCGCCAAGGCGAATCTAAAAGCGTCATCCCATTCGGTTGTGCAGAGATGGGATGCCAGACAATTGCCGTTGGACAGCGGTTCTGTGGATAAGTTTGTGAGCAATTTGCCCTTTGGTCGCCAAATCGGAAGCCGTGCGCAATTGGGGAACCTGTATGGTCAATTGGTTCAAGAAATGGCCAGGGTGCTAAAGCCCGGCGGAAGAGCGATTCTGTTGGTGGAAGACGGATCATCGCTCGTCCGGGCTGCGGATCGATGTTCCATCCATTGCTGTGAGTTGATGCAGTTAAGTTTAAAAGGGTTAAGGCCGACGATATATCAACTAAACAAATAA
- a CDS encoding GNAT family N-acetyltransferase, with protein MRIEGENIVLRYLNESDSAELLELELRNRDFFKHYLYTVDESYYTIEHQRKIIVDAQQQSEQDQKYIFGVFLKETEQLIGKVILAGVARGSLQSCSLGYYLDQAQNGKGYTTEAVRLAVKVAFEELQLHRIEARIMPKNIGSIRVIEKLGFQKEGHCRKDAYINGKWEDHLAFGLLAEDYVPANQKAPL; from the coding sequence ATGAGAATAGAAGGAGAAAATATTGTTCTTCGTTATTTAAATGAATCCGATTCAGCAGAACTGCTTGAGCTGGAATTACGAAATAGAGACTTTTTTAAGCATTACCTGTATACCGTTGATGAATCGTATTACACCATCGAACATCAACGTAAAATAATCGTCGATGCACAACAGCAATCGGAACAAGATCAAAAATATATATTTGGCGTTTTTCTGAAAGAGACGGAGCAGTTGATTGGCAAAGTGATACTGGCGGGAGTTGCTCGCGGTAGCCTACAGAGTTGCAGTCTCGGTTATTACTTGGATCAAGCTCAGAACGGCAAAGGCTATACAACCGAGGCCGTCCGGTTAGCGGTAAAAGTCGCTTTTGAGGAATTACAGTTACATCGGATCGAGGCCAGGATTATGCCGAAAAACATCGGCTCAATACGGGTAATTGAAAAACTGGGCTTCCAGAAAGAAGGACACTGCCGCAAAGATGCCTACATTAACGGCAAGTGGGAAGACCATTTGGCTTTTGGCCTGTTAGCGGAAGATTATGTACCTGCGAACCAAAAGGCTCCCCTTTAA
- the smpB gene encoding SsrA-binding protein SmpB codes for MSGKKGVKVMARNKKALHEYHVEDTFEAGIVLTGTEIKSIRQGRVNLKDSYAQINKGEVFLLNMHISPFEQGNRFNHDPTRTRKLLLHKREISKLIGLTQQKGYTLVPLDLHLKNGFAKIQLALAKGKKLHDKRQAVAKRDADREIRRQLKERMRG; via the coding sequence ATGTCCGGCAAAAAAGGTGTCAAAGTGATGGCACGCAATAAAAAAGCCCTGCATGAGTACCATGTCGAGGATACATTTGAGGCCGGCATCGTGCTCACAGGGACGGAGATTAAATCGATCCGGCAAGGACGGGTCAATTTAAAAGATAGCTACGCCCAGATTAACAAAGGGGAAGTGTTTCTGCTCAATATGCATATCAGCCCCTTTGAGCAAGGGAACCGCTTTAATCACGATCCCACCCGTACGCGCAAGCTGCTTCTACACAAACGGGAGATTTCCAAGCTGATCGGCTTAACCCAACAAAAAGGTTATACCTTGGTGCCCTTGGATCTCCATCTGAAAAACGGCTTTGCCAAGATTCAACTGGCGCTGGCCAAAGGGAAAAAGCTGCATGACAAGCGGCAGGCCGTCGCCAAACGGGATGCAGACCGGGAAATCCGCCGCCAACTAAAAGAACGGATGCGTGGTTGA